One segment of Paraburkholderia bonniea DNA contains the following:
- the ompR gene encoding two-component system response regulator OmpR codes for MEIKNPSKILVVDDDPRLRDLLRRYLGEQGFNVYVAENAPAMNKLWVRERFDLLVLDLMLPGEDGLSICRRLRGNNDRTPIIMLTAKGEDVDRIVGLEMGADDYLPKPFNPRELVARIHAVLRRQSPSELPGAPSETTEVFEFGEFALNLATRTLTKAGQEIPLTTGEFSVLKVFARQPRQPLSREKLMELARGREYEVFDRSLDVQISRLRKLIEPDPGSPRFIQTVWGLGYVFIPDGAD; via the coding sequence ATGGAAATCAAAAACCCTTCGAAAATTCTCGTCGTTGACGACGATCCACGCTTGCGTGACCTGCTGCGCCGCTATCTTGGCGAACAGGGATTTAACGTTTACGTCGCAGAAAACGCTCCCGCGATGAACAAGCTCTGGGTACGGGAACGCTTTGACCTTCTGGTGCTCGACCTGATGCTGCCAGGCGAAGACGGTTTATCAATCTGCCGGCGTCTGCGTGGCAACAATGACCGGACGCCAATCATCATGCTAACGGCCAAGGGCGAAGATGTTGACCGCATCGTCGGCCTTGAAATGGGCGCGGATGACTATCTTCCCAAACCCTTCAATCCACGCGAGCTCGTGGCACGAATTCATGCGGTACTACGCCGTCAGTCGCCATCCGAGTTGCCTGGTGCGCCATCCGAAACCACCGAAGTTTTCGAATTTGGCGAGTTCGCTCTCAACCTCGCTACACGCACGCTGACAAAAGCCGGTCAGGAAATTCCGCTAACGACCGGCGAATTTTCTGTACTCAAAGTATTCGCGCGCCAACCAAGGCAACCTCTTTCGCGCGAAAAGCTAATGGAGCTTGCACGTGGCCGCGAATACGAAGTGTTCGACCGGAGTCTCGACGTGCAAATCTCCCGTCTGCGCAAGCTGATCGAGCCTGATCCGGGTAGCCCGCGTTTTATCCAGACGGTTTGGGGTCTGGGTTACGTGTTTATCCCTGATGGCGCAGACTGA
- a CDS encoding ATP-binding protein, with translation MRLDRRILALAFGGLFWRTFLLIALLIAVSLAAWFQSFRVIEREPRAQRVALQLVAIVKLTRTALLYSDPDLRRALLQDLESNEGVRVYPREASDKFRLQPDESLNRLIEHDIRGRLGNGTIIAQSVNDIPGVWISFKIDEDDYWVALDRDQLDNASSLQWAGWGVFALALSLFGAAFITSLVNRPFARLALAARKVGSGQTPGLLPERGMGVAAETNRSFNQMVRDLEQLDADRALMLAGISHDLRTPLARLRLETEMSPSDQSTKDAMNDDIEQMDMIIGRFLDYARPVQKMLEPVDLSVIADELATRIGNEEGMHLTTRLAPTAVIEANETDVRRVIDNLLENARKYGQSEEDGIAHVMLETRVSHAGVELMVADEGPGIPEDQLQLVTRPFYRVDSARTQANGTGLGMAIVQRLVNRYRGTLRLRNRAQDSGLEVSIEFPAAKYS, from the coding sequence ATGCGGCTTGACCGGCGAATCCTGGCACTCGCGTTCGGCGGACTCTTCTGGCGTACGTTTCTGCTAATCGCGCTGTTAATCGCCGTCAGCCTGGCCGCCTGGTTTCAAAGCTTTCGCGTGATTGAACGCGAGCCCCGCGCGCAGCGGGTCGCGTTACAGCTCGTCGCAATCGTCAAGCTCACACGCACAGCCCTGCTCTATTCCGATCCTGACTTACGCCGAGCCCTGCTTCAGGATCTGGAAAGCAATGAAGGTGTGCGCGTCTATCCTCGTGAAGCCTCCGACAAATTTCGCCTCCAGCCAGACGAATCACTTAACCGGCTCATCGAGCATGACATTCGTGGACGGCTCGGCAATGGCACCATCATTGCGCAGTCGGTCAACGATATCCCCGGCGTGTGGATCAGTTTCAAGATTGACGAAGATGATTACTGGGTCGCGCTTGACCGCGATCAGCTAGACAACGCCAGTAGCCTGCAATGGGCTGGATGGGGTGTTTTCGCGCTAGCGCTCTCGCTGTTTGGAGCCGCATTTATTACTAGCCTGGTCAACCGGCCTTTTGCCCGCCTTGCGCTAGCTGCGCGCAAGGTTGGTTCAGGGCAGACTCCGGGGCTATTACCTGAGCGCGGCATGGGCGTAGCAGCGGAAACCAATCGCAGCTTTAACCAGATGGTGCGTGACCTGGAGCAGCTCGATGCGGATCGCGCGTTGATGCTGGCGGGCATTTCACATGATTTGCGCACCCCGCTTGCGCGTCTGCGGCTTGAAACCGAAATGAGCCCATCCGATCAGTCCACCAAAGATGCGATGAATGACGACATCGAACAAATGGACATGATCATTGGCCGTTTTCTCGATTACGCAAGACCGGTGCAAAAAATGCTGGAACCGGTCGATCTGTCTGTCATCGCAGATGAGCTTGCCACACGCATCGGCAACGAAGAGGGTATGCATCTGACCACCCGGCTAGCGCCCACTGCCGTCATTGAAGCCAACGAAACCGATGTCCGCCGGGTCATCGACAATCTGCTCGAGAACGCCCGCAAGTACGGGCAGAGCGAGGAGGATGGCATCGCGCATGTGATGCTGGAAACGCGTGTATCACATGCAGGCGTTGAACTAATGGTTGCCGATGAAGGCCCAGGTATCCCGGAAGATCAATTGCAACTGGTCACCCGGCCGTTCTATCGCGTTGATTCAGCCCGCACCCAGGCCAATGGCACCGGCCTTGGCATGGCAATCGTGCAAAGGCTGGTCAATCGTTATCGCGGCACGTTACGGCTGCGCAACCGCGCGCAAGACAGCGGGCTCGAAGTTTCAATCGAATTCCCGGCCGCAAAATATTCCTGA
- a CDS encoding glycerate kinase, producing the protein MPNSLSAPVIVIAPDSFKGSLSAEEAARAIASGIQRACADAVIRICPMADGGEGTLDALLVHGGERQVLTVRGAAGVLRQAATGLLTDGHGVIETAEIVGITDPIGMGIPVENRSTCGMGDAIRTLLDTGVRQFFVALGGSSTNDGGAGLLAGLGVRFLDAHGNELQPVPAQLAHLARIDVSQLDTRLAETSFIAMSDVNNPLSGEQGATAVFGPQKGVRPDQIKSLDTVLAHYAELLESALGRSASTMPGAGAAGGLGFALRMLGAQFESGAEVVARHIGLDTALDGANWLITGEGRSDQQTLHGKAPFIACRHAHAAGVPTTLLSGAVDAAALPFLAEYFAGCFSPAAGPMTLETALRDAASLLANEAEQLTRLKYNS; encoded by the coding sequence ATGCCGAACTCCTTATCTGCGCCCGTCATCGTTATCGCTCCCGACTCATTTAAAGGTTCACTCAGCGCAGAAGAAGCCGCGCGGGCCATTGCCTCTGGCATCCAGCGTGCGTGCGCAGATGCCGTGATCCGCATCTGCCCAATGGCCGACGGCGGCGAAGGCACGCTGGATGCGCTGCTTGTTCATGGTGGCGAGCGGCAGGTGCTAACGGTACGAGGTGCCGCTGGCGTATTGCGTCAGGCTGCAACAGGGCTGCTAACCGATGGCCATGGCGTAATCGAAACCGCAGAAATAGTGGGTATCACCGACCCCATCGGCATGGGTATTCCTGTCGAGAACCGCAGCACGTGTGGCATGGGCGATGCGATTCGCACGTTGCTGGACACCGGAGTACGGCAGTTTTTTGTCGCACTTGGCGGAAGCAGCACCAATGATGGTGGAGCGGGTCTGCTCGCCGGGCTAGGCGTGCGATTTCTTGATGCTCACGGCAACGAACTACAGCCTGTGCCTGCGCAACTGGCGCACCTTGCACGTATTGACGTTTCGCAACTCGACACACGGCTGGCAGAGACCTCATTTATCGCCATGTCTGACGTGAACAATCCGCTAAGTGGCGAACAGGGTGCGACTGCCGTATTTGGCCCGCAAAAAGGAGTGAGGCCCGACCAGATCAAATCTCTGGACACCGTACTCGCACATTACGCAGAGCTTTTGGAGTCCGCCTTAGGCCGCTCCGCCAGCACAATGCCCGGAGCGGGTGCGGCAGGTGGGCTCGGATTCGCGCTACGGATGCTGGGAGCCCAGTTCGAATCAGGTGCGGAGGTGGTGGCCCGTCATATCGGGCTCGATACAGCGCTTGACGGAGCAAACTGGCTGATTACCGGCGAAGGCCGTTCGGACCAGCAAACGCTACACGGCAAAGCACCGTTTATCGCCTGCCGTCACGCCCATGCAGCGGGCGTGCCCACCACGTTACTTTCTGGTGCCGTCGACGCTGCAGCACTGCCGTTCCTGGCCGAATATTTTGCAGGATGCTTCTCGCCAGCCGCCGGGCCCATGACCCTGGAAACAGCTCTCCGCGATGCCGCAAGCCTGCTCGCTAACGAGGCCGAGCAACTTACCCGCCTGAAATACAACAGCTAA
- the ispF gene encoding 2-C-methyl-D-erythritol 2,4-cyclodiphosphate synthase, with protein MDLRVGQGYDVHALVPGRPLVLGGVMVPYERGLLGHSDADALLHALTDALFGAAALGDIGRHFPDTDPHFAGADSRALLRECAVRLQKAGFTIVNVDTTVITQAPKLAPHIDAMRANIAADLKLPLERVNVKAKTNEKLGYLGRGEAIEAQAIALLMKR; from the coding sequence ATGGATTTAAGAGTCGGACAGGGATATGACGTGCATGCGCTCGTGCCAGGGCGTCCACTGGTGCTGGGCGGTGTCATGGTTCCTTATGAACGCGGCCTGCTGGGCCATTCAGATGCTGATGCGCTGCTGCATGCACTGACCGACGCGTTGTTTGGTGCAGCGGCCCTGGGCGACATTGGCCGGCATTTTCCAGATACCGATCCGCATTTTGCGGGCGCAGACAGCCGGGCGTTATTGCGTGAATGCGCAGTACGGCTGCAAAAAGCGGGTTTTACGATTGTGAATGTGGATACCACAGTCATCACCCAGGCACCGAAGCTGGCACCGCATATCGACGCGATGCGGGCCAATATTGCGGCTGATCTCAAGCTACCGCTTGAGCGAGTGAATGTGAAAGCCAAGACCAACGAAAAGCTCGGCTATCTCGGGCGAGGCGAGGCCATCGAGGCTCAGGCCATCGCGCTGCTGATGAAGCGCTGA
- a CDS encoding carboxymuconolactone decarboxylase family protein, which produces MEFLSAIKDLVPEYAKDIRLNLDGTIARSSLEGNDAVGVALAAAFAAQSPALVAAIRQAGVLSEEETNGALTASALMGMNNVWYPYVEMTGNADLKSQPAGLRMNAYATHGGVDKRRFEMYALAASIIGKCHFCVKSHFDTLVNEGMSSTQLRDIGRIASVINAAALVIAAEGK; this is translated from the coding sequence ATGGAATTCTTATCTGCAATTAAAGATCTCGTACCCGAATACGCAAAAGATATTCGCTTGAACCTCGATGGCACGATTGCCCGCTCGTCACTGGAAGGCAATGATGCGGTTGGCGTAGCCCTGGCTGCGGCTTTCGCAGCACAAAGCCCGGCCCTGGTCGCGGCGATTCGTCAAGCAGGTGTGCTGTCAGAAGAAGAAACCAACGGCGCGCTGACTGCCTCCGCCTTGATGGGCATGAATAACGTCTGGTACCCGTATGTCGAGATGACCGGCAATGCCGATCTGAAATCCCAACCAGCCGGTTTGCGTATGAATGCCTATGCGACGCACGGTGGTGTGGATAAACGCCGCTTCGAAATGTACGCGCTGGCAGCTTCGATCATCGGCAAGTGCCACTTCTGTGTGAAATCGCACTTCGATACGCTGGTCAACGAAGGAATGAGCTCCACGCAGTTGCGTGACATTGGCCGGATCGCCTCGGTTATCAATGCAGCGGCACTCGTCATTGCAGCCGAAGGCAAGTAA
- the ispD gene encoding 2-C-methyl-D-erythritol 4-phosphate cytidylyltransferase, which yields MTSRFFALIPCAGTGSRSGAAMPKQYRSVAGRDLLHHTLAAFDACHELAQTLVVIAPDDAHFDARRFAGLRFIVRRCGGASRQASVLNGLHALAEFGADDNDWVLVHDAARPGITPGLIRTLIGVLKDDPVGGIVALPVADTLKRVAPDSGGRIARTEARDGLWQAQTPQMFRVGMLRDAILDAQRNGHDLTDEASAIEWLGHAPQLVQGSLSNFKVTYPEDFDLADAMLRWQGGS from the coding sequence GTGACTTCACGTTTTTTTGCCTTGATTCCGTGTGCGGGTACCGGTAGCCGTTCCGGTGCAGCAATGCCCAAGCAATATCGCAGTGTGGCCGGGCGTGATTTGCTGCATCACACGCTGGCTGCGTTCGACGCCTGTCATGAACTAGCCCAGACACTCGTCGTCATTGCCCCGGATGATGCTCATTTCGATGCGCGCCGTTTTGCTGGCCTGCGCTTTATCGTGCGCCGCTGCGGCGGTGCTTCACGTCAGGCGTCGGTGCTCAATGGCCTGCATGCGCTGGCGGAGTTTGGCGCAGACGACAACGACTGGGTGCTGGTACATGACGCCGCGCGCCCGGGCATTACCCCGGGCCTGATTCGCACATTAATCGGGGTGCTAAAAGATGATCCCGTTGGCGGCATCGTCGCGCTGCCGGTGGCCGATACACTCAAACGCGTCGCCCCCGATAGTGGGGGGCGGATCGCTCGCACAGAAGCGCGTGATGGGCTGTGGCAAGCGCAAACGCCGCAGATGTTTCGCGTGGGCATGTTGCGTGACGCTATTCTGGACGCTCAGCGCAACGGCCATGATCTGACTGATGAAGCCAGCGCCATCGAATGGCTGGGCCATGCACCGCAGCTGGTGCAAGGCAGCTTGAGCAATTTCAAGGTGACCTATCCTGAGGACTTCGATCTTGCTGACGCAATGTTGCGCTGGCAGGGCGGATCCTGA
- a CDS encoding squalene/phytoene synthase family protein, translating to MNFDDYCQQKAAPPGSSTYYALKRAPATYQPLLTALFALRKEFEETVKEMSDPAIGRTRFAWWQQEIAALAAGQPTHPVSQALAAHAEKNPLEYPALQALLAGYAMDLDQARYLDYPNLRRYLNSVGGAFAVLVARTTARDPLQASQWAAPLGEALMLAQIIDELGRDARCGRIYIPVDEMQRFNVIAADLINGRYSDEFTSLMRFQTARARDALHLAQSTVPAAERRWQGTLRAQVALALALLDEIERDGYQVLHQRVALTPIRKLWITWRATYAS from the coding sequence GTGAATTTCGACGATTATTGCCAGCAAAAAGCGGCTCCTCCGGGAAGCAGCACGTATTACGCGTTGAAGCGCGCACCAGCAACCTATCAGCCCCTTCTGACAGCGCTCTTTGCGCTGCGCAAGGAGTTTGAGGAAACAGTCAAGGAGATGAGCGATCCGGCAATCGGCCGCACCCGATTTGCATGGTGGCAACAGGAAATCGCGGCGCTAGCCGCTGGCCAGCCAACGCATCCAGTGTCGCAAGCGCTGGCGGCTCACGCTGAGAAAAACCCGCTGGAATATCCGGCACTGCAAGCGCTGCTTGCTGGCTACGCGATGGATCTCGACCAGGCGCGTTATCTCGACTATCCAAATTTGCGCCGCTATCTCAACAGTGTGGGAGGGGCATTTGCTGTGCTGGTTGCGCGTACTACAGCGCGTGATCCATTGCAGGCTAGTCAATGGGCAGCGCCTTTGGGCGAAGCGCTGATGCTGGCGCAAATCATTGACGAGCTGGGGCGCGACGCCCGGTGTGGACGCATTTATATTCCAGTCGATGAAATGCAGCGCTTCAATGTCATTGCTGCGGACCTGATTAATGGCCGCTATAGCGATGAGTTCACCAGCTTGATGCGGTTTCAGACGGCTCGTGCCCGTGATGCATTGCATCTGGCGCAAAGTACTGTGCCCGCCGCAGAGCGGCGCTGGCAAGGTACCTTGCGCGCGCAGGTCGCGTTAGCACTTGCGCTGCTCGATGAAATTGAGCGGGACGGCTATCAGGTGCTGCATCAGCGAGTTGCACTGACGCCGATTCGCAAGTTGTGGATTACGTGGCGCGCGACGTATGCGTCTTGA
- a CDS encoding peroxiredoxin, translating to MKTVGDKLEAFTVTAAKPGFNNHEENGVSAFENITEQSFPGKWKIIYFYPKDFTFVCPTEIVEFGKLAKDFAERDAVLMGGSVDNEFVKLAWRREHKDLDKLNHYAFGDVKGELIDQLGVRDKEAGVALRATFIVDPDNTIQHVSVNNLNVGRNPEEVLRILDGLQTDELCPCNRAVGGTTL from the coding sequence ATGAAAACCGTGGGCGATAAACTCGAAGCTTTCACCGTCACCGCTGCCAAGCCGGGGTTCAATAATCACGAAGAAAACGGCGTATCGGCATTTGAAAACATCACTGAACAATCTTTTCCGGGCAAATGGAAAATTATCTATTTCTACCCGAAGGACTTCACCTTCGTGTGCCCGACAGAAATCGTTGAATTCGGCAAGCTGGCCAAAGATTTCGCAGAACGTGATGCGGTCCTGATGGGCGGCAGCGTTGACAACGAATTCGTGAAGCTGGCATGGCGTCGTGAGCACAAAGATCTGGACAAGCTCAATCACTATGCGTTTGGCGATGTCAAGGGTGAATTGATCGACCAGCTCGGCGTGCGCGACAAGGAAGCCGGTGTTGCATTGCGCGCCACTTTCATCGTCGACCCCGACAACACGATTCAGCACGTTTCAGTGAATAACCTGAACGTTGGCCGTAATCCAGAAGAAGTGCTGCGTATTCTCGATGGTCTGCAAACGGATGAACTCTGCCCTTGCAACCGCGCAGTTGGCGGCACAACACTGTAA